One Beggiatoa leptomitoformis DNA segment encodes these proteins:
- a CDS encoding PP2C family protein-serine/threonine phosphatase produces MQNHTTLSKRQAVLVLLGFISILSVLTLAAILGLSSLTTVNQQLETLVTENNVKYKLINYMRDLVRERIISVYNITNMTDPFEIDAEWEKFSEYAREFLKSREQLYHLNLSPHEYQLLENQKAILAQGQATLGKVVDYAQSGQMNTAKQLLAHAQIISNQIISELQEIRHAREVEAEKSLQAATIAYQQTVKQVTTLGGIAILLSLSIIGFVVKRINLQENALRYALREISILNNLLKADNQRMETELSVTRRLQQMVLPKEYELAGIEELDIAVCMEPATEVGGDYYDVLQSNGSIKIGIGDVTGHGLESGVLMLMVQMAVRTLLTNNVTDPKLFLSVLNRAIYDNVQRMDSDKNLTLSLLDYEQGKVRLSGQHEEVLFIDSYGIVKRIDTRDLGFIVGLEPDIENWIAHKDIYLQENEGIVLYTDGVTEALNHKRELYGIKRLCEVISQHWDLSAKLIKRAVIADVHNHLGAMRPMDDITLIVIKQRACVITS; encoded by the coding sequence ATGCAAAACCATACGACTCTTTCAAAAAGACAAGCCGTCTTAGTATTACTAGGATTTATCAGCATCTTGTCTGTATTGACACTTGCCGCCATCTTAGGCCTATCTAGCTTAACAACGGTTAATCAACAACTAGAAACCTTAGTAACAGAAAATAACGTAAAGTATAAATTAATTAATTATATGCGTGACTTAGTACGAGAACGCATTATCAGTGTTTACAATATTACAAACATGACAGACCCTTTCGAAATTGATGCTGAATGGGAAAAATTTAGCGAATACGCCAGAGAGTTTCTAAAATCACGCGAACAATTGTATCACCTGAACCTCAGTCCACATGAATATCAACTCCTAGAAAACCAAAAAGCCATCCTTGCTCAAGGACAAGCAACATTAGGAAAAGTAGTAGATTATGCACAATCAGGACAAATGAACACCGCAAAACAACTACTAGCACATGCTCAAATCATTAGTAATCAAATTATTAGCGAATTACAAGAAATTCGCCACGCCCGCGAAGTCGAAGCAGAAAAATCACTACAAGCCGCAACCATTGCTTACCAACAAACCGTAAAACAAGTAACTACCTTAGGCGGAATTGCGATTCTTTTATCCCTCTCCATTATCGGTTTTGTGGTTAAACGGATTAATCTACAAGAAAATGCGTTACGCTATGCTTTGCGCGAAATATCAATACTAAACAACCTACTAAAAGCCGATAACCAACGCATGGAAACCGAATTATCAGTTACCCGCCGTTTACAACAAATGGTTTTACCAAAAGAATACGAACTAGCAGGGATTGAAGAACTCGATATTGCCGTCTGCATGGAACCTGCGACAGAAGTTGGTGGCGATTATTATGATGTTTTACAAAGCAATGGCTCGATTAAAATTGGCATTGGCGACGTAACAGGACATGGCTTAGAAAGTGGCGTGTTAATGCTCATGGTACAAATGGCTGTGCGCACCCTACTGACCAATAATGTAACCGACCCCAAACTATTTTTATCCGTTTTAAATCGTGCGATTTACGACAACGTGCAACGCATGGATTCAGATAAAAACCTAACCCTCTCCCTCTTAGATTACGAACAAGGCAAAGTACGACTAAGCGGACAACATGAAGAAGTATTATTTATTGATAGTTATGGCATTGTTAAACGGATTGATACACGTGATTTAGGTTTTATCGTTGGGCTTGAACCTGATATAGAAAACTGGATTGCACACAAAGACATATATTTACAAGAAAATGAAGGGATTGTACTTTATACCGACGGCGTTACAGAAGCGTTAAATCACAAACGCGAATTGTACGGTATTAAACGCTTATGCGAAGTTATCAGCCAACATTGGGATTTATCTGCAAAACTGATTAAAAGAGCCGTGATTGCCGATGTGCATAACCATCTCGGCGCAATGCGCCCAATGGACGATATTACCTTGATTGTTATCAAACAACGGGCTTGTGTAATAACATCATGA